In the Pseudonocardia sediminis genome, CTCCCGCTCGACCAGCTCGAGGTCTCCGCCGGCCTTCGCCACCTGGATCGCGCGCATCGTGCTCATGTTCTCGGGTCCTTCCGGATCGATTCCCGTGCACACATGCCTACCCACGCACATGCGGACCGAATCTCGATCAAGATCCCGGTGTTGCGGCGATCACGTGTGCCCGACGGGCTCCCGGGTCACGTAGTGCTCCTCCAGCGCGGCGTTCTCGGACTCGTCCAGGTCGACGTCGAGCGCCCCGAGCGCCTCGGCGAGGTGCTTCTCCTTCGTCGCCCCGACGATCGGTGCGCTCACCGCTGGCCGGTTCGCGACCCAGGACAACGCCACCTGGGCACGGGTCACGCCGCGCTTGCCGGCGATCTCGGCGACGGCGTCGACGATCCGGCGGTCGGTGTCCCGGTAGAGGGTCTTGCCGAAGTCGTCGGTCTCGGCGCGGGCGGTCGAGGTGTCCCAGTCACGGGTCAGGCGGCCGCGGGCGAGCGGGCTCCACGGGATCGACCCGATGCCGGCGTCGGCGCACAACGGCAGCATCTCCCGCTCCTCCTCGCGGTAGAGCAGGTTGTAGTGGTTCTGCATCGTGACGAACCGCGACCAGCCGTGGTGCTCCTGCAGGGCCAGCGCCTGCGCGAACTGCCACGACCACATCGACGACGCCCCGAGGTAGCGCGCCTTGCCCGCCTTGACGACGTCGTGCAGCGCCTCGAGCGTCTCCTCGATCGGTGTGTCGTAGTCCCAGCGGTGGATCTGGTAGAGGTCGACGTGGTCGACGCCCAGGCGTCGCAGGCTGTTGTCGATCCCCTGCATGATCGCCTTGCGGGACAGCCCGCCGCGGTTCGGGCCCTTCTTCAGCGGCATGAACACCTTCGTCGCGATGACGACCTCGTCCCGGTCGGTGAGCTCGCGCAGCGCGCGTCCGGTGATCTCCTCGCTGGTGCCGTCGGAGTAGATGTCGGCGGTGTCGAAGAAGTTGATCCCGCCCTCGACGGCCTGGCGGAAGAACGGCAGGGCGTCGTCGTAGTCGAGCGACCAGGGATGCCCTCCGCGGTTCGGCACGCCGTAGCTCATGGC is a window encoding:
- a CDS encoding aldo/keto reductase, producing MEYTKLGTTGMDVSRICLGAMSYGVPNRGGHPWSLDYDDALPFFRQAVEGGINFFDTADIYSDGTSEEITGRALRELTDRDEVVIATKVFMPLKKGPNRGGLSRKAIMQGIDNSLRRLGVDHVDLYQIHRWDYDTPIEETLEALHDVVKAGKARYLGASSMWSWQFAQALALQEHHGWSRFVTMQNHYNLLYREEEREMLPLCADAGIGSIPWSPLARGRLTRDWDTSTARAETDDFGKTLYRDTDRRIVDAVAEIAGKRGVTRAQVALSWVANRPAVSAPIVGATKEKHLAEALGALDVDLDESENAALEEHYVTREPVGHT